The genomic DNA GTAATTCTGGGAAAATGGACAATTTGAGATGAAAGCTGTGCAGAAAACTCAAATCTAAGCAATATTCAGCAAAACCCTTTTCTTTATCATAGAAAACTTATTATTTATaagtaactaaaaataatttgtagtcataattaataaatactATAATTCTAAACTTAACCGTATCAGGTCAAAACTTAGCTAAACTAATGGACACATTTTGTCcaataacaataaatgatgTTTCCTTTCGGTCTTTTTCTAGGAGActtatttaatgaaacacaTGAGGAAGCACAACCCCGACCCGCTAACGGTGGCAGCGACGGTAGCCGCCCAGCAGGCCCAGGGCCTGACGCCAGGAGGAGGTGGGCGGGGCCGGGGCCGCGGTCGAGGCAGAGGCAGAGGAAGTCAACTCCAAAGCCAGAACAACCCAAACAacaccaaccagaaccagaaccccgGGCCCCCGGGCAGCTACCAGCCCAACCAGCAACCCTCCGAGGGCGTCATTCCGTGCCCCTTCGATCTGCACCAGTACAAGACAGTGTCGGCCAGTGAGATCCAGTATAAACCCGTCAGCGTTGGCGACCTGCCGGTGACCCATAAGGACCTCTGTCTAACCGTCTCCACGTCAGCCATCCAAGTGGAGCACATGAACTCGTAGGCGGCGTCCTGCGGCTCCGGTTGGGACAGGACTGATAATCTACAGTGTAAAAAGCTCCATTTGATTCGCCGTCTTTCATCTCTACAGTCTTCTGAAAGCAAAGCTAGAAACATGGCTAAGAAAGGAGAAACTGTTCCCATCCTCATCAGCCATCTGCCTCCGACACCGACTCCAGCtgcgtttttattttcaccGTCAAGTAGCTCTGAAGGACGATTCGAAAGGGATCGGAGTGATATTGGGATGCAATCAGGAGATGGACGTTCAGTTTGGTTCACCTGATTCTGAAGCGTTAAAGCTGGGAAGGACTTTAGACTCCATGTTGGATCACAGATCGTCTACAGTGTTGAGTTCAGGTTCCTCCGAGACGAGTGGGAAAGCAGGTTCCATCTGGTGGAAATGGGTTTGCACatttaatatctgaaaaaatcccttttaacttaaatcataaatttaggtaaaaataaatctgcactTCAAGTTTCACCTTTATTACTTTGGTTGAGCTGTAAAACACACCCATCAGGAATTAAACCAACCTTTGAGATAATACTGGGAGATGAAGACTGTAAATTAtctgtgaaatttaaaataatctctggAAATTTAGGGGTAACTTTGCAGATTAAATTGTTCTTGAAATATtccaacaaaccaaaaaaagagaagaaaagtaaaatcaaataattatttataaatgataaaaattttgGCACGGAAATAGAAGCACTTAATCAAAGCACAGAATATGGATGTTATGTATTTTCATCTAAATTCCAACGGACTcattttacaaattacaaataaacatcagaAGATCAAAGAATGAAGGAACTATTTGGTTTTCAGAGcctaaagtcaaaaataaaatttttacaaaaccaAACCGAGTTCAACAAGAATGTACTAAACCTGAGGAATCTGCAGCAGAGCGAACGGAGGAAAGCGGGACGGAGGAGTCCTACAGAAAGCACTTGATGAAGCTCGCACTTCACACctatgtttgtcattttttgtcttttttttatatatatatataaatcatgtttgtatttttctaccGACAGAGGAGCATACAGAGAGAAAGCAGAGTGAGTGCATGAACGTGACGGAAAGAAAGCGTTTAGTCGTTTGTCTTCTTATTCTAAGAGGAGCGGTTAATCTTCCTCCTGTGGGCGACGAGAGCCCGCCCCGCTCTTACCAGAGGGGTTGATGGGAAATAATGATTGTGTGATAAACATGGCTGACAGGTACTGTTatcaaccttttctttttttaagaacttttcatacatattattattattactttcaTTATAACTGTAGTGCAAATGTTATCCACAGTATATCCACTCTGAGGCATTATGGTATTGCAGTATGCTGTACATAAAATAGATAGAAAAGACTTTTTCATCTGTAAAAGGGAAGTATGTCTTGTGTACAGAATATATGAAAACGCACCCAAACCACAGACTGTGTCCCAGGTCCGGTACTGTATCCAACTGGTTCTGCTGAAAAATAATTAGGAGTTACAATGAAACTTACGGCTTTTCTTTAAACACACCCATTTAAGATTTAACTTTGATTAATTGAGTCTCTTTAGTTATTAAAAGTCTTTTGACTAATTATCactaatgcttttcttttctaggCTAATGAAGGCGTAGTCGTTTTCAGTAATGtagaaaataagtgaaaattgTTTCaccaatcttaaaaaaatatgtttttatttaaagcaccAATTAACGGTCCTGTGTAAAATAAAGGCAGTGCTTTCAGACTCCTGACTGACCTGCTAACATGTTTAAACAGCATTAGATTAAATGGTGACCTGGGACACTGCAAACCGTCGGTCCAATCAAAATGTTCGAGCAGTCTGTACAACAAGCCAACGGTCTTTATGTATACTCAActttgtatgtctctgtgtctttttatgaaaaaaatgaccTAGCAATGCTCCTGGTAAACAGTTATTAACTGTACTATGTTACATACTGTATACACAGCTAAAGCTCCTACTCATCTGAACAGACTGTTTCTTCTTCCCTTATGgagaataaaattcaaaaactttATGATTAAAGGCCAGGATTGATTGATTTCTGCAGGGTTTATTACTGATGTAGATGAATTTCAGAGTTAGGTCGTGCTTGATTTTTGTTGGTTTCGGATGATAAATTGTATTTGCATAAGATGTGTCATACTGAATGcaataatctgaaatattttcttcaggtttttgtGTGGAAGAGCATTTAAATTATCTTgggatattttctttcattccaTAACTAATAATATGTATGGATGTCAGCAAAAGTCAAAATACCAcgtttttcaaagaaatgtacaaTGTAAGCTGAGAATTGTGCCTAGTGgttgaaaatttaaattatattaaaaccCATCAgacttagaattttatttaaaaatatttataaatgtcaatatttacatttcttatttattgcCTAAATGTTCAATTTTATGATTAggcaatattttataataaatattataaaatatttattataaaatagatattttataataaatattttagaatattttgttaacaaacaacttttaaatttaaatttaaaagttgtttgttaCCACCTTTTAACAAACAATGGATAACATGTTTGCTAAATTTTTAGCatattttgcaaacatttgttaggtttttgatgctattttttattaatactaCCAAATTGGTGCACAAgattatatttagttttttttctctccccaaaAAAGGTACACAATTAATAAACATATTGGTCATGTTTAACAAGGGtgcttttgaataaattttttaagtaattttttctttgtttattcaaataatcCACGTATTCAGACTAGGAAAactattttatagaaaataattttgaggAATATACCTGTGCCCGCGTTTTGTCTTTTGCACGGAGTTTACCGTACAAACAGTCTGTATCCCGCCCCTTCAGGACATGCAGTTAAACATAGCAAACGTACACATGAAAGGAGGCGGGATTTACGCTACCAGCCAATCACGGCAGAGAATCCGAAGCGTTCGCCAAAACAGTTGCATTTCAAATTCAAACGGACGGAAACATCGGATCTAAAGGGACACTGGGTGAAGatacagatttgttttcaggTACTTTGTTCTtaatagatcttttttttttgactatcTTAACTGTTGAATAGTGGTTTAGAAGCCACGCTTAAACGAGTAATGCTTACGACACTTTCATAAGTTAGAGTTAGTTTAGTGCCAAGATTAAGCTAAAAGAAGCCCACGTCAGTATCAACGCGGACGTTGGTTATTGATGTCCGATGGATTAGTCGGGACGAGGTAATCAGTTTGGActaaattgaaattatttttctgcgAGTTGACCCATGtacaagggggaaaaaatgatgTACAGAAGAACTTGTTCTGCGTCCTCTGTTAGCAACACACCCAAAAGCTCTCCTAGCACTGGACACACTTATTCCGATAAAGCCTGATTTTCTCGTTTTGTTTATGCTAATTTAGTATTCGAGACCTCTGTGTTAAGTTACATTGAATGAACGCATGAGATACGTAAAGTCTCAAACTATATTTTGAGCATTTTAAGTCAGTTGAATATCTGTGTCGGATATAAACATCGATGCATTCATTTCGAattctgtattattattattattattattatttatacttttggTGCTATAAATGTATCCAATATTTCATTATGTGTTTTAATAGTTAAAGCTTTTATGCATAACTAATTGAGTTGTGGTTCTAGGTCAGAAATTCTAGAAACCGTCTGTATGTTTGTTTAGATTGACAAGAACGTAAAAGATTTATGGCACGATCTAGTAATTACTTATACTTATTTAAATTCTATctatgctaaatatttaatatttagatgaTCAACGTTATGTTTTCGACtatttatttactgatatttggattttaatgaataaatttgtacaaaaatctaaaagcaGTACttgttttccagatgtttttttgatactgtacaatatttattttcttcaaactactttttattcaaaaagtagttttgacattaattaatgtcaacatgtgtcatgtttattttaaactataaatgaatgaaataaacaaatgttacatttttcgGAGAATAACAAAATTATAAGAAGTTAATATTATAATGCAGTTGGATTATCTTCTCAGGTAGCCTGTGTGCTGAATACTACTTAGATTTTCTAACAGTTTTCACTCAGCTGATGTGTGGCTCTCCTTCAGCTTCTACACCTTGACTACTCttgactttttgtgtttttcctgtaaGATTTTATTCGCCTTTCTTCTGCCAGCTAACCTACAGTAGACTCCTGCTGGGTTGTGacctttattttctcttttgtgatttttctacTTTGACCATTTCATTGTCCTCTGTCCTCAGCTGACTATGTCCCGACTGCCAGTCATGTCATCGAAGAGAGTTCttgccagcagcagctctgagaaCTCCCTGGACATGGCTCCTCTGCAGGTTTGTGATAAAAACACTTCCTACGTCTCAGTTTGATTCTGTCAGAAGCTGTggagaaaatacatttgcagtgtttccattttcatgCATAAGTTTGTGTGCAGTTTGTTTCTAAACCAGAATATGTGTCAGTGATGGTTCTTTGTGTcgtcttgttgtgtttttgcagaagaGAATGCGTAAGGACCAGGAGCCCCGCAAACCTCAGGCAGCTGCAACCATCATAGGAGACAAGCGACCCGCTGCTGCAGCCAGAGCACCGCCCTGTACGTTACTTAAGAATTTCTCCATGTTCAGAACCTAATCTCCACCAAAAGCAGTGAACAGATCATATTgtcttgttttaattgtttggtATTTATCAACAGATAGACCAGTTAGAGGTGCAGGAGCTGCCACTGTGGCTGCTGGCCCTTCCAGAGGTCAGATGTCCTGTTATTAGTGTTTGTAGCAGATGGTGGTTCTGACGGAGATTCCTGAGTATAATGTTATGGTTCTGTAAAGCTGCCAGCAGTAAACAACCTGCAGGAGCAAAACCTGGTGAGAAACTGCTGACTGTCGTCTGCTTTAACGGggaaaatatctttttgttcAGTAATATTCTTcaatatacaaaatatttgctATTCTAGAactttgatgttctgtttggAGATGCTGATTCTGGATTATCAAAGTTATCTTTTTACTGTACATGCcatagaaaaacatgtttatgaatATACATATGTTTGAACAAGATGAGTCTCATTTCATCTTGTTCAGATGACTTTAAGAATCAATACCATATTTTTTATGCTTCACTGATTAAtggattttataaatgtaagGCTGAAGCTGCtaaattcaataaatcaaatttaatttggagCCACCATGGGACCTGAAGGGTAAAGTCAATGACATGGAGGGTAAAATCCGCAACTACCAGACCAAGTACAGGTCTGTAAACGAGGAGAACGAGGCGCTGAAGGACTCCGTGGCTCAAGGCCAAACCAAAGTGTCCGAGCTGGAGCAAGAAGTCAAAGGACAGAAGAGGAAAATCAGGTATGAGCAGATTATTTAGTAGGAAATGAATTCAGTGcagattcttttaaaatttttatatgatGTGATGCTAAATCTTGATTTCTTGCTGGTTTAGTGAGTATGAGGCGGAGCTGCAGATGTTGTCTGGAGTTCAGAATCAGCTTGAAGAAGCGTCCTCCAGAAGGAGCTGTCCAATTTAGAGCAGAAATATAAGGTCATGGAGCTGCAGACTCTGAAGGTAACGCAGAATTCTGCTccaacctgctggttctggaccggTCCAAACACCTGAAAAATACGTTACTATAACAATCACACCTGGTCTAAAGAGTCTAACTGGTAGAGAACTGAGAGGATATGGTTTTTGTTGGGTACCTTGAAAATATACTTTgataaatttttctttgtttaagcCTGTCAGAGTCGCGTAGCAGATGAAAATTCTGTTGTTGGACATGCTAccctttttaatgttttttaaataaaagtcctAACTGGCACTTTTGCTTGTTATCCCAGTCAGAGCTGAATTATACTTTTTGAAAAGCAAGTTAGGTTACAGACTCCATAACTTACttgtattattgtattttaattaattttggttatataaaatattttctagtgttaaatgttctttagaagTTAAAGCTTTTTTTCAGTCTTGAAGAATGTAACAGCTTTAATATGCCATTTTCATTACaacacttgaaaatggtctcaaactgacgatattattgtttattgcagtaATTTTGATATAATTTATCGTCCAGTGAAGTTTATTGTGACatgcctgttttttgttttgtttcctctgcagatGAAGCTGTCTGTGCAGGAATCAACGATGACTCGACTGCAGGCCACCCTGagagacagagaagaagaagtcgGCTCCCTGAAGGAAACGGTGGCGGAGCAGAGAGACGAGCTTCACGCCGGGGAGATGGAGCGCCGGCGGCTCCACAACACCATCCAGGAGCTGAAGGTGGGTCGCTGCTCACCCTTAAAGGCCCAAAAGATCTGGGTCAAATCCGTTTCATTTAACCAAGTTGAGCTGTTTGCACCGGTTAATTTAATGTCTAACGTTGAATAAAGCTGAAAAGAGAATCGTTTCGTGTTTCAGGGAAACATCAGGGTGTTTTGTAGAGTTCGTCCACTAGAAGATGGAGGCCTGAGTAAACACATCCAGCTGGCAGCCAGCGACAACAAGTCCATCATGCTGGCCAAAACTGAGGAGGTGGGAATATTGTAGCAAAGATCTGCTGCTTATCGCCATgccaacacaaaaacatcagacTATTTAAACTGAGTCTGGCGATGAAGAATTATCACTTTAGTTTCGAGGGTGTTCTCCGGCTTCACAGCAGGAGGTGAGCAACATCAGCTCGTTAACAACACCTGCTGTGATTCTGAGCGCTGCAGAGAAAAGGCCTCATGggaaggttttgttttcagatcttTGATGAGATCTCCTGCTGGTGCAGTCGGCTCTGGATTGTGACAACGTGCCTGCTGCTTTGCCTCTGCActgtcagacaggaagtgggaaAACCTACACCATGGAGGGAGAAGTGGACGACAGGAGGAAGTCGTCATTCCCAGAGCCGTGCAGCAGATCTTCAGAGCCGGAGACAAGCTGAGCTCTCAAGGCTGGGAGGTTAGCTTAGCTTCACCTGATTCAATTGTTTTTAACCTTAACTAATGAAGTCTGCTTAGAtcttcttttagtgttgtagtttggccacCACCCTGCAGAGGGCGCCACTGGTCAACCTTGAGTAGAGCCAGTTGATACAGAAATAATGATGGTGGGACCATAGCGTAGCGGGAAAGAGAAACAGTTCAGAGTCTGGTTTGGGatgcaaaatgtactttatgcagttctgtttagaaatataaacactcaaaAACCTCCTTAAGTTTCACGTTAGCAGCTCTCAATAATGTGAATgcaaagtaaaaatcagatgtttactttgtggctCTTGGTTACCAGAATATgtgctcatctcttagcaacagattaacaacaaatattgttattgttaaaaaaaacataagatttccttgcagaaaagtgaaaatgtttttcttttattgtctttgctgataaatgtattataaaacagacattcaatgCAAAAGTGAAAACCTGATTTATTctttgtggcagtttgttaccagaaaagttgctcatctcttaacaccaaattaataacaagtaatattatttataaaacatcagcatttttgaaatactgcttagacaaaacaaatttacagttggtgaattttgcgagagtaaaaatcagatgtttactttgtggcacttggttaccagaaaaagcgctcatctcttagcaacagatcaacaacaaatattattgttcaaaaaacataagatttccacTGCTCATTTGAAATGCTACTTATCATATACCACCtaagaattgtgcagttggtgaattttacagaaaagggaaaatgtttttctggtaaatgtattataaaacagacattcaacataaaagtaaaaatcagatttattcttTGTGGCAGTTCGttatgagaaaaagaaacactcaTCTCtacaccaaattaataacaagtatttattattgtgcataaaatgtaagtttaaaaaaataaataaatactgcttatctgcCAAGACACAAGAAATGTATAATTGGTGAATTTTGCAATaagtaaaaatcagatatttactttgtggcacttggttaccagaaaatgcgctcatctcttagcaacaggttaacaacaaatatt from Gambusia affinis linkage group LG14, SWU_Gaff_1.0, whole genome shotgun sequence includes the following:
- the kifc1 gene encoding LOW QUALITY PROTEIN: kinesin-like protein KIFC1 (The sequence of the model RefSeq protein was modified relative to this genomic sequence to represent the inferred CDS: inserted 2 bases in 2 codons; substituted 2 bases at 2 genomic stop codons), whose product is MSRLPVMSSKRVLASSSSENSLDMAPLQKRMRKDQEPRKPQAAATIIGDKRPAAAARAPPYRPVRGAGAATVAAGPSRVNNLQEQNLPPWDLKGKVNDMEGKIRNYQTKYRSVNEENEALKDSVAQGQTKVSELEQEVKGQKRKISEYEAELQMLSGVQNQLEXSVLQKELSNLEQKYKVMELQTLKMKLSVQESTMTRLQATLRDREEEVGSLKETVAEQRDELHAGEMERRRLHNTIQELKGNIRVFCRVRPLEDGGLSKHIQLAASDNKSIMLAKTEEVGILLFKLSLAMKNYHFSFEGVLRPHGKVLFSDLXXDLLLVQSALDCDNVPAALPLHCQTGSGKTYTMEGEVDDRRKXVIPRAVQQIFRAGDKLSSQGWEFIFTASFVEIYNETLRDLLYTGKASKRPEHEIRKTASNDVTVTNLTYQKVHSEDQVLGLIALAKENRSTAQTAQNDRSSRSHSVFQLQIEGVNAGRDMKCKSTLCLVDLAGSERMVKSQSQGERFKEMTSINSSLSNLGIVITSLANKESHIPYRNSKLTYLLQNCLGGNSKTLMFVNISPESDSFGETLNSLRFASKVNDCVIGTASSNKK